The Kiritimatiellia bacterium genome has a segment encoding these proteins:
- a CDS encoding prepilin-type N-terminal cleavage/methylation domain-containing protein yields MKKRDRPSMEAARWHAQLGAELLQGMSRQAFTLIELLVVIVIIASLFAVGVPVFNNMMHRGISTGVPTLVTTLRLARQHAITHRKNVYILFPGSFVNYPDDFKEYALRSYAVVEVTPGQSTETARYVTDWKTLPQGLYFEETETGKGNNVFESWTPASNARFPFPNDSGAPRAIPAVRFSPNGQSRLWGGATWSQTDSHLYIRPGVRNPGEIMPTWIIPENTTGTIVRIFEITGVVDVKKY; encoded by the coding sequence ATGAAGAAAAGAGACCGTCCATCGATGGAAGCAGCAAGATGGCATGCTCAACTGGGCGCCGAGCTTTTACAAGGCATGTCTCGGCAAGCTTTCACACTCATTGAACTGTTGGTAGTCATTGTTATTATTGCCTCTCTTTTTGCTGTGGGTGTACCTGTTTTCAATAATATGATGCACCGTGGGATTTCCACCGGCGTGCCGACCTTGGTAACGACACTACGATTGGCCAGACAGCATGCCATTACTCACCGAAAGAATGTATATATCCTTTTCCCTGGTTCATTTGTCAATTATCCGGATGATTTCAAGGAATATGCATTGCGTTCTTATGCGGTTGTCGAAGTGACTCCAGGGCAAAGTACTGAAACTGCGCGGTATGTCACCGATTGGAAAACATTACCACAAGGGCTCTACTTCGAAGAGACGGAGACGGGCAAGGGGAATAATGTGTTCGAAAGCTGGACACCAGCTTCCAACGCGCGATTTCCATTCCCCAATGATTCAGGTGCTCCAAGGGCTATACCAGCGGTAAGGTTTTCGCCTAACGGGCAATCAAGACTATGGGGTGGCGCCACGTGGAGCCAGACAGACAGTCATCTGTATATTCGACCCGGCGTTCGCAATCCAGGCGAGATAATGCCGACATGGATCATCCCGGAAAACACAACAGGTACTATTGTCCGTATTTTTGAAATCACCGGCGTAGTAGATGTGAAAAAATACTGA
- a CDS encoding prepilin-type N-terminal cleavage/methylation domain-containing protein has protein sequence MIIPDLIKPCKKPGFTLIEVLAGMAVLLILTLALIRVFNESAAAFQRGNTTVARNSQARAVLEVIRRDLEGMVVDERATLAKGGDLNLDVEGNICRDFDGIAFMTLAGKPIEPGSAALADANQPAATRSYQAIYYYVRYNKDEELDYGSFQLMRGVHFPNTIRRPSLNPPTNRVDLLGVDTVWWNRNRPAAERMLNNVVRFDIWACNEEGRELSSFSPITMFNADTYQVRYTSLENMQLGPGQSYPSNTPPAYLDIYLQVASDDAMRKAWLAFQGGNSQQAWSILYRDSSVLWTRVVPRMADAQRRQPYTY, from the coding sequence ATGATAATTCCTGATTTAATAAAGCCGTGCAAGAAGCCGGGCTTTACCCTTATTGAGGTGCTAGCCGGCATGGCCGTGCTTCTTATTCTGACGCTGGCCTTGATCAGAGTGTTTAATGAATCGGCAGCAGCCTTTCAGAGGGGAAACACAACCGTCGCGCGCAATTCGCAAGCCCGGGCTGTGTTAGAAGTCATCCGGCGGGACTTGGAGGGGATGGTGGTGGACGAGCGAGCGACCTTGGCCAAGGGCGGGGATCTCAACCTTGATGTTGAGGGAAATATCTGCCGGGATTTTGACGGCATTGCTTTCATGACCTTGGCAGGCAAACCCATTGAGCCGGGAAGTGCGGCCTTGGCGGACGCTAATCAGCCGGCGGCTACTCGCTCCTATCAAGCAATTTACTACTACGTTCGTTACAACAAGGATGAAGAACTAGATTATGGTAGCTTTCAGTTGATGCGAGGCGTGCATTTTCCAAATACGATTCGCCGACCGAGTCTCAACCCACCCACGAATCGCGTAGACCTGCTAGGGGTTGACACGGTCTGGTGGAATAGAAACAGGCCTGCAGCCGAGAGAATGCTGAATAATGTTGTCCGATTTGATATTTGGGCGTGTAACGAAGAAGGACGTGAATTGTCCAGCTTTTCGCCCATTACAATGTTCAACGCTGATACATATCAAGTTAGATACACCAGCCTGGAAAACATGCAATTGGGGCCAGGGCAATCCTATCCATCGAATACGCCGCCTGCGTACCTTGACATTTACTTGCAGGTGGCCAGCGATGATGCCATGCGCAAGGCGTGGTTGGCATTTCAAGGGGGGAACAGTCAGCAGGCTTGGTCTATATTGTACCGGGACTCCAGCGTGCTGTGGACGCGGGTCGTACCCCGCATGGCGGATGCGCAGAGAAGGCAACCCTATACCTATTGA
- the leuD gene encoding 3-isopropylmalate dehydratase small subunit gives MNAFTTHRGIIAPLDNANVDTDQIIPKQFLKSIKRTGFGEALFFDWRYLPDGKPNPDFPPNRPEFKGASILVARNNFGCGSSREHAVWAVMQYGFHAVIAPWQQRGDTRVPAFADIFRNNCVQNGLLTVELSEAEVEEIFQMVGRFPGLEATVDLDEQRVVLHLPEEIAFHFQIDPGVKEHLRRGLDAIGLTLQHEADIAAFEKSHDVQMAR, from the coding sequence ATGAATGCTTTTACCACCCATCGCGGGATCATCGCGCCGCTGGACAACGCCAACGTGGACACGGACCAGATCATCCCGAAGCAGTTCCTGAAGTCCATCAAGCGGACCGGCTTCGGCGAGGCCCTGTTCTTCGACTGGCGCTACCTGCCGGACGGGAAGCCCAACCCGGACTTCCCGCCCAACCGGCCCGAGTTCAAGGGCGCCTCCATCCTGGTCGCCCGCAATAATTTCGGTTGCGGCTCCAGCCGCGAGCACGCCGTCTGGGCTGTGATGCAATACGGCTTCCACGCCGTCATCGCGCCCTGGCAGCAGCGGGGCGATACGCGGGTGCCGGCCTTCGCGGACATCTTCCGGAACAACTGCGTGCAGAACGGCCTGCTGACCGTCGAGCTGTCCGAGGCCGAGGTCGAGGAGATCTTTCAGATGGTCGGCCGGTTCCCCGGGCTGGAGGCCACGGTGGATCTGGACGAGCAGCGCGTCGTGCTGCACCTGCCCGAGGAGATCGCCTTCCATTTCCAGATCGATCCCGGGGTCAAGGAGCACCTGCGCCGCGGCCTGGACGCCATCGGGCTGACCCTGCAGCATGAGGCGGACATTGCGGCGTTCGAGAAAAGCCATGATGTGCAGATGGCCCGGTAG
- a CDS encoding ribbon-helix-helix protein, CopG family, whose amino-acid sequence MSAVTVNISFESKLLNEIDRVAKEEARSRSDFVREAARAYIERRERWAGLLALGRDRAKARGLTPEDVAGEIRAWRREKARSS is encoded by the coding sequence ATGAGCGCAGTAACCGTCAATATTTCATTTGAGAGTAAGCTGTTGAATGAAATCGACCGGGTGGCGAAGGAAGAAGCCCGGAGCCGGTCCGATTTTGTGCGCGAGGCCGCCAGGGCGTATATCGAGCGCCGCGAGCGTTGGGCCGGACTCCTTGCCCTGGGGCGGGATAGGGCGAAAGCCAGAGGGCTGACCCCCGAGGATGTGGCCGGCGAAATCCGGGCCTGGCGCAGGGAAAAGGCCCGGAGCTCATGA
- a CDS encoding M48 family metalloprotease: MTDSNLRPISRREFLALSALSGAAVLTGCATNPVTGKKELMFISEAEEIRMDSEAAPHQFSADYGPVEDPALNAYLAQVGNSLAERSHRPGMPYTFRVVNASHVNAYAFLGGSIAATRGIMLAMDDEAELAALLGHELGHVNARHAARSMTSGILAQVAVAAATVAVAEKNEDWAPVVAGLGGIGAGALLARYSRAHEREADALGMEYMVRSGYNPQGMIGLQDILVKMSHGKPNVIELMFATHPMSQERYDTAVKRARSEYSESASLPLYRERYMDSTAALRKLQPTVDDIQKGDKAVSAKKLEEGLAHYKAALQKTPDDYEALLKASKVCLALNRPADAQSYAAAAKAAYPQEAQSYHVEGMAALYNSRYDKALADFNHYDRILPGNPNTTFYSGFALEGMGRKAEASAKYKAYLQAVGEGAEAQHAFNRVTQWQQW; encoded by the coding sequence ATGACAGACAGCAACCTGCGCCCGATATCCCGCCGCGAGTTCCTGGCCCTGTCCGCCCTGTCGGGGGCGGCGGTGCTGACCGGCTGCGCCACGAACCCGGTGACGGGCAAGAAGGAACTGATGTTCATCAGCGAGGCGGAGGAGATCCGCATGGACTCCGAAGCGGCCCCGCACCAGTTCTCGGCCGACTACGGGCCCGTGGAGGACCCCGCGCTGAACGCCTACCTGGCCCAGGTCGGGAACAGCCTGGCGGAGCGGTCGCACCGGCCGGGCATGCCCTACACCTTCCGCGTCGTCAACGCGTCGCACGTGAACGCCTACGCCTTCCTCGGCGGCAGCATCGCGGCGACGCGCGGGATCATGCTGGCGATGGACGACGAGGCGGAGCTGGCCGCCCTGCTCGGGCACGAGCTCGGGCACGTCAACGCCCGGCACGCGGCCCGGTCGATGACCAGCGGCATCCTGGCGCAGGTCGCCGTGGCCGCCGCGACCGTCGCCGTGGCGGAGAAGAACGAGGACTGGGCGCCGGTGGTCGCCGGCCTGGGCGGCATCGGGGCCGGCGCGCTGCTGGCCCGGTACAGCCGGGCCCACGAGCGCGAGGCCGACGCGCTGGGCATGGAGTACATGGTGCGCAGCGGGTACAATCCGCAGGGCATGATCGGCCTGCAGGACATCCTGGTGAAGATGTCCCACGGCAAACCGAACGTCATCGAGCTGATGTTCGCGACGCACCCGATGAGTCAGGAGCGGTACGATACCGCCGTCAAGCGAGCGCGGTCCGAATACAGCGAATCCGCCAGCCTGCCGCTCTACCGCGAGCGGTACATGGACAGCACGGCCGCCCTCCGGAAACTCCAGCCCACCGTGGACGATATCCAGAAGGGCGACAAGGCCGTGAGTGCGAAGAAGCTCGAGGAGGGGCTCGCCCACTACAAGGCCGCGCTGCAGAAGACGCCGGACGATTACGAGGCGCTGCTGAAGGCCTCGAAGGTCTGCCTGGCCCTGAACCGCCCCGCGGACGCGCAGTCCTACGCCGCCGCCGCGAAGGCCGCCTACCCGCAGGAGGCCCAGTCCTACCACGTCGAGGGCATGGCGGCGCTGTACAACAGCCGGTACGACAAGGCCCTGGCGGACTTCAACCACTACGACCGCATCCTGCCCGGCAACCCGAACACGACGTTCTATTCCGGGTTCGCCCTCGAGGGCATGGGCCGCAAGGCCGAGGCGTCCGCGAAGTACAAGGCCTACCTCCAGGCCGTCGGCGAGGGCGCCGAGGCCCAGCACGCCTTCAACCGGGTCACGCAGTGGCAACAGTGGTAG
- a CDS encoding prepilin-type N-terminal cleavage/methylation domain-containing protein codes for MTNDGANMRNNGFTLIELLVVIAIITVLATLLQPAVIGAIKKAKIASTQNEVASIANAARAFYTEYGRMPTTLPVGAGQDPVFGGADAPNPQAAVISILTQATNAANPRRIVFLQVSPDSMLDGNFVDPWNNPYYIVLDNNYDGSIKADLPTVGAVNLSGITVGAYSLGPPPVSVDTVIKSW; via the coding sequence GTGACTAACGACGGGGCGAATATGAGAAACAATGGATTTACACTGATCGAGCTGCTTGTGGTGATCGCGATAATCACCGTGCTAGCTACGCTGCTGCAACCAGCGGTCATTGGCGCCATAAAAAAAGCCAAAATCGCCAGTACACAGAACGAGGTTGCCTCGATTGCCAATGCAGCCCGGGCTTTCTATACAGAATACGGACGTATGCCAACTACGCTCCCCGTGGGGGCCGGGCAGGATCCTGTTTTCGGTGGAGCAGATGCGCCCAATCCGCAAGCCGCAGTGATAAGCATATTAACACAGGCTACAAATGCCGCAAATCCCCGCCGCATTGTTTTCCTTCAAGTTTCGCCCGATTCCATGCTCGATGGAAACTTTGTCGATCCCTGGAATAACCCGTATTACATTGTTCTAGATAATAACTATGATGGGTCGATTAAGGCCGATCTCCCGACGGTTGGGGCAGTGAATTTATCCGGCATCACCGTGGGCGCGTATTCCTTGGGGCCGCCGCCGGTCTCCGTGGATACGGTAATTAAGTCTTGGTAA
- a CDS encoding ribonuclease H-like domain-containing protein, which produces MLQQTFLHLPGIGETRERRFWREGIVDWPAFLDAHGCGKLCGHRYDRVAPTVEESIRRYAAGDWRHFEQCLPSAHKWRALGDLMEQALYVDIETNGYVGPDAITVIGVYDGREARAFVEGRDLDQALEVIEAHPLVVTFNGAAFDMPLIRQRFRHNLFNHIHLDLRFPLKKLGYAGGLKRIEQAFGIERSEQTRGLDGWDAVRLWSEYQAGRRKSLEVLVEYNLEDVRNLEPLARYVFENMKKQTGI; this is translated from the coding sequence ATGCTCCAGCAAACCTTCCTCCACCTGCCCGGCATCGGCGAGACCCGCGAGCGGCGGTTCTGGCGGGAGGGAATCGTCGACTGGCCCGCGTTCCTGGACGCCCACGGGTGCGGAAAGCTGTGCGGCCACCGCTATGACCGTGTCGCGCCGACCGTGGAGGAATCCATCCGGCGTTACGCGGCCGGCGACTGGCGACACTTCGAGCAATGCCTGCCGTCCGCCCACAAGTGGCGTGCGCTGGGCGACCTCATGGAACAAGCCCTCTACGTGGATATCGAGACCAATGGGTACGTCGGGCCGGACGCGATCACGGTGATTGGCGTGTACGACGGGCGCGAGGCGCGCGCGTTCGTCGAGGGGCGGGACCTCGACCAGGCCCTCGAGGTCATCGAGGCCCATCCGCTGGTCGTCACGTTCAACGGGGCCGCCTTCGACATGCCCCTGATCCGCCAGCGGTTCCGGCACAACCTGTTCAACCACATCCATCTCGACCTCCGCTTCCCGCTCAAGAAGCTGGGATACGCCGGCGGCTTGAAACGTATCGAGCAGGCCTTCGGGATCGAGCGGTCGGAGCAGACACGCGGACTCGACGGCTGGGATGCCGTCCGGCTCTGGAGCGAGTACCAGGCCGGACGCAGGAAATCACTCGAGGTCCTGGTCGAGTACAACCTCGAGGACGTCAGGAACCTCGAACCGCTCGCGCGCTACGTCTTCGAGAATATGAAGAAACAGACGGGGATTTAA
- a CDS encoding prepilin-type N-terminal cleavage/methylation domain-containing protein yields MWRQAERRGRLRGNGFTLIELLVVMVIIGILAAILFPAISALLTSGKKTKALAEAKSVANAWKAYYNEYGRWPVEGGKLFNMSGDEYNALEHSEGMQMTGVVMNDLMYPDASVDSLNMSSVCVRYNPKRIGFMGYRSDAVDSEGSLVDPWGRPYRFLFDLTDDQGQLRQDGKIIRYEGTIIIDNVIAWSVGPDGLPRNEDDINSWN; encoded by the coding sequence ATGTGGCGGCAAGCAGAGCGCAGGGGGCGATTACGGGGCAACGGGTTCACGCTCATTGAGTTGCTCGTAGTTATGGTCATCATTGGTATCTTGGCAGCCATTCTTTTCCCGGCTATTAGTGCGCTTCTGACAAGCGGCAAGAAAACCAAGGCTCTTGCCGAAGCAAAGAGCGTTGCCAATGCGTGGAAGGCCTATTACAATGAGTATGGGCGTTGGCCAGTCGAGGGGGGGAAGTTATTCAACATGAGCGGTGATGAGTACAACGCCTTGGAGCATTCCGAGGGGATGCAGATGACGGGCGTTGTGATGAACGACCTGATGTACCCTGACGCCTCCGTGGATTCATTGAACATGTCATCAGTGTGCGTCAGGTATAATCCAAAGAGAATTGGCTTCATGGGCTACAGGAGCGACGCCGTGGACAGCGAAGGCTCGCTGGTTGATCCATGGGGCCGGCCCTATCGTTTCCTTTTTGATTTAACGGATGACCAGGGCCAATTAAGGCAAGACGGAAAGATTATCCGATACGAAGGAACGATTATCATTGATAACGTGATTGCCTGGTCGGTTGGGCCTGACGGACTGCCCCGCAACGAGGACGATATTAACAGTTGGAATTAA
- a CDS encoding prepilin-type N-terminal cleavage/methylation domain-containing protein, which translates to MRPQRQARGGRKGFTLIELMVVLAIIGILTSMVLGLAGYAGRKAALTRAKADIETIRNALEQYRVQYGRYPGNTDLSNDNASKNLVDHLWRYPQVTDGLQPFLVIKGLTDPKEVTTFKDPWGNDYLYYHNPSGSPYYAPHNNSKFGYDLWSRGPSPDDPSQFISNWSGDM; encoded by the coding sequence ATGAGACCGCAAAGACAGGCTCGGGGCGGGCGTAAAGGGTTCACGCTGATAGAGTTGATGGTGGTATTGGCTATTATCGGAATACTGACTTCGATGGTTTTGGGATTGGCTGGCTACGCGGGACGAAAAGCGGCTTTGACTCGTGCAAAGGCGGATATCGAGACGATACGCAATGCCTTGGAGCAGTATCGCGTACAATATGGCCGTTATCCGGGGAACACCGACCTTAGCAATGATAATGCGAGCAAAAACCTTGTGGACCACCTCTGGCGTTATCCGCAAGTCACGGATGGACTGCAACCTTTTCTAGTGATTAAGGGCCTTACAGACCCGAAAGAGGTGACAACGTTTAAAGATCCATGGGGGAATGATTATTTGTATTATCACAATCCGTCGGGCAGTCCCTATTACGCGCCGCACAATAACTCGAAATTTGGTTATGACCTTTGGTCCAGAGGCCCTTCTCCCGATGATCCTTCGCAGTTCATAAGCAATTGGTCCGGAGACATGTGA
- a CDS encoding ATP-dependent RecD-like DNA helicase has protein sequence MPPTPPARPAEPLSGTIERVTFHSEETGFAVLRVKVKGFRELVTVVGTLADANAGEWLDAAGAWVMDPQHGRQFKAAELRTTQPDTLEGIEKYLASGLIKGIGPVYAGKLVKVFGREVLNIIENQSARLEDVEGIGPIRRARIKAAWNEQKAVREIMTFLMSHKVSTSRAFRIYKMYGDAAIERVRQDPYCLARDIHGIGFKTADQIASSLGVEPTSPLRARAGVEYVLLELTDEGHCAFPRAGLVERAAALLDIPAEILERAVNEGLETGRLVAGQDRHGEPLVYLASLDQAERQLARQMVELARGAHRCPPIDMDKALPWVQDQIRMELSPEQAEAVKLAVERKVMIITGGPGVGKTTLVNAILKILRAKKVKVVLCAPTGRAAKRMTETTGLTAKTIHRLLEYDPKTGGFRHDAAHPLSGDVFIVDETSMIDVILANQLARAVPRHAGFILVGDVDQLPSVGPGCVLRDLIDCNQFPVCRLTHIFRQAATSAIITNAHRVNAGELPFYPKERTTEGPLSDFYFIETEEPAAACDRVVSLVGEAIPKRFHIRPQDIQVITPMQRGELGARNLNLRLQAALNPRGPAIERYGWTFRVGDKVMQMENDYDKDVFNGDIGRITGLDEEERELKVRFDDREVAYDFQEMDEVSLAYATTIHKSQGSEYPCVVIPIHTQHYILLQRNLLYTAITRGRKLVIVVGTVKAMAIAAHKVESHSRVTTLKDRLLEYAGTQTD, from the coding sequence ATGCCCCCCACCCCGCCAGCCCGCCCCGCCGAGCCCCTCTCCGGCACGATCGAGCGCGTGACGTTTCACAGCGAGGAGACCGGCTTCGCGGTCCTGCGGGTGAAGGTCAAGGGCTTCCGCGAGTTGGTGACGGTGGTCGGCACGCTGGCCGACGCAAACGCCGGGGAATGGCTCGACGCCGCGGGCGCCTGGGTGATGGACCCGCAGCACGGCCGGCAGTTCAAGGCCGCGGAGCTGCGGACGACCCAGCCGGACACGCTGGAGGGGATCGAGAAGTACCTCGCCTCGGGCCTGATCAAGGGCATCGGGCCGGTCTACGCGGGCAAGCTGGTCAAGGTATTCGGGCGCGAGGTGCTGAATATCATCGAGAACCAGTCCGCCCGGCTCGAGGACGTCGAGGGCATCGGGCCGATCCGCCGCGCGCGGATCAAGGCGGCGTGGAACGAGCAGAAGGCCGTGCGCGAGATCATGACCTTCCTGATGAGCCACAAGGTCAGCACCTCCCGCGCCTTCCGCATCTACAAAATGTACGGCGACGCGGCCATCGAGCGCGTGCGGCAGGACCCCTACTGCCTCGCCCGCGACATCCACGGCATCGGCTTTAAGACGGCCGACCAGATCGCCTCCAGCCTCGGCGTCGAGCCCACCTCCCCGCTGCGCGCGCGGGCGGGCGTGGAGTACGTGCTGCTGGAGCTGACGGACGAGGGACACTGCGCCTTCCCGCGCGCCGGCCTGGTGGAACGCGCCGCCGCGCTCCTGGACATTCCCGCGGAAATCCTCGAGCGCGCCGTGAACGAGGGCCTGGAGACCGGCCGCCTGGTCGCCGGGCAGGACCGGCACGGCGAGCCGCTGGTCTACCTGGCCTCGCTGGACCAGGCCGAGCGGCAACTGGCCCGGCAGATGGTCGAACTCGCGCGCGGCGCCCACCGCTGCCCGCCCATCGACATGGACAAGGCCCTGCCGTGGGTCCAGGACCAGATCCGGATGGAGCTGTCGCCCGAGCAGGCCGAGGCCGTCAAGCTGGCCGTCGAGCGCAAGGTCATGATCATCACCGGCGGGCCGGGCGTGGGCAAGACGACGCTGGTCAACGCGATCCTGAAAATCCTGCGCGCGAAGAAGGTCAAGGTGGTGCTCTGCGCCCCGACCGGGCGGGCCGCGAAGCGGATGACCGAGACCACCGGCCTCACGGCCAAGACCATCCACCGTTTGCTGGAGTACGATCCGAAGACCGGCGGCTTCCGCCACGATGCCGCCCATCCGCTCTCGGGCGACGTCTTTATCGTGGACGAGACAAGCATGATCGACGTGATCCTGGCCAACCAGCTCGCCCGGGCCGTGCCGCGCCACGCGGGGTTCATCCTGGTCGGCGACGTGGACCAGCTGCCGTCGGTCGGACCCGGCTGTGTCCTGCGCGACCTGATCGACTGCAACCAGTTCCCCGTCTGCCGCCTGACGCACATCTTCCGGCAGGCCGCCACCAGCGCCATCATCACCAACGCCCACCGGGTCAACGCCGGGGAGCTTCCCTTTTATCCGAAGGAGAGGACGACCGAGGGGCCGCTGTCCGATTTCTACTTCATCGAGACCGAGGAGCCGGCCGCCGCCTGCGACCGGGTGGTCAGCCTCGTGGGCGAGGCCATCCCGAAGCGGTTCCACATCCGGCCGCAGGACATCCAGGTCATCACCCCGATGCAGCGCGGCGAGCTAGGCGCGCGGAACCTCAACCTGCGCCTCCAGGCCGCGCTGAATCCCAGGGGCCCGGCGATCGAACGCTACGGCTGGACCTTCCGCGTCGGCGACAAGGTCATGCAGATGGAGAACGACTACGACAAGGACGTCTTCAACGGCGACATCGGCCGCATCACGGGGCTGGACGAGGAGGAACGCGAGCTCAAGGTGCGCTTCGACGACCGCGAGGTGGCCTACGACTTCCAGGAGATGGACGAGGTCTCGCTGGCCTACGCGACGACGATCCACAAGAGCCAGGGCAGCGAGTATCCCTGCGTCGTGATCCCGATCCACACGCAGCATTATATCCTATTGCAGCGCAATCTATTGTACACGGCGATCACTCGCGGCCGGAAACTGGTGATCGTCGTCGGCACGGTCAAAGCCATGGCCATTGCCGCGCACAAGGTCGAATCGCACTCGCGCGTCACGACGCTGAAGGACCGGCTGCTCGAATACGCCGGAACCCAAACAGACTGA
- a CDS encoding type II toxin-antitoxin system HicA family toxin, whose translation MKRVILLKHLREQGCVFIREGGSHSWWQNPAQNRRSSVPRHTEINDLLARKICKDLGIRSV comes from the coding sequence ATGAAGCGCGTCATACTGCTCAAGCATTTGCGAGAGCAGGGTTGCGTGTTCATCCGGGAGGGCGGAAGTCATTCATGGTGGCAGAATCCGGCGCAGAACCGACGCTCCTCCGTGCCCCGGCATACGGAAATCAACGATCTACTAGCCCGCAAGATATGCAAAGACCTGGGAATTCGCTCTGTTTAA
- the leuC gene encoding 3-isopropylmalate dehydratase large subunit, with protein sequence MSKTLFEKIWDRHVVRTLPDGSVLLFIDRHLVHEVTSPQAFEGLRLAGRKVRRPELTFATMDHNVPTDQQAVIRDPISKAQVEALEQNCRDFGVTLYDLQSDRVGIVHIIGPELGLTLPGTTIVCGDSHTATHGAFGTLAFGIGTSEVEHVLATQTLRQKKPKTFRVEYTGRLKPGATSKDMILKLIGLIGTAGGTGYVLEYAGTAVSALSMEARMTIGNMSIEAGARAGMIAPDDTTFQYIASGKRPFAPKGAALDKAVAFWKTLPSEPGAKFDRELTIDASAIAPQVTWGTSPGMVTDVSGVVPAPGQVPGYSAKDVEQALAYMGLAPGTRITDIKVDTVFIGSCTNGRIEDLRKAAAILKGRKIAKNVRAMVVPGSAAVRRQAMAEGLDKIFTAAGAEWRYAGCSMCLAMNPDQLKLGERCAATSNRNFEGRQGKGGRTHLCSPEMAAWAAVEGHFVDIRERM encoded by the coding sequence ATGAGCAAAACACTTTTCGAGAAAATCTGGGACCGGCACGTGGTCCGGACGCTGCCGGACGGCAGCGTGCTGCTGTTCATCGACCGGCACCTGGTGCACGAGGTGACCAGCCCGCAGGCCTTCGAGGGGCTGCGGCTGGCGGGGCGCAAGGTCCGCCGCCCGGAGCTGACCTTCGCCACGATGGACCACAACGTGCCGACGGACCAGCAGGCCGTCATCCGCGACCCCATCTCCAAGGCGCAGGTGGAGGCGCTGGAACAGAACTGCCGCGATTTCGGCGTCACGCTGTACGACCTGCAGAGCGACCGCGTGGGCATCGTCCATATCATCGGCCCCGAACTGGGCCTGACGCTGCCGGGGACGACCATCGTGTGCGGCGACTCGCACACGGCGACGCACGGCGCGTTCGGCACGCTGGCGTTCGGCATCGGGACCTCGGAGGTCGAGCACGTGCTGGCGACCCAGACGCTGCGCCAGAAGAAGCCGAAGACGTTCCGGGTCGAATACACCGGCCGCCTGAAACCAGGCGCCACGTCGAAGGACATGATTCTGAAGCTGATCGGCCTGATCGGGACGGCCGGGGGCACGGGCTATGTCCTGGAGTACGCCGGCACGGCTGTCTCCGCGCTGTCCATGGAGGCGCGGATGACGATCGGCAACATGAGCATCGAGGCCGGCGCGCGCGCCGGGATGATCGCGCCCGACGACACGACGTTCCAGTACATCGCCTCGGGTAAACGCCCGTTCGCGCCGAAGGGCGCCGCGCTGGACAAGGCCGTGGCCTTCTGGAAGACCCTGCCCAGCGAGCCCGGCGCAAAGTTTGACCGCGAGCTGACCATCGACGCCTCGGCCATCGCGCCGCAGGTGACGTGGGGCACCAGCCCCGGCATGGTGACGGACGTCAGCGGCGTGGTGCCGGCGCCCGGCCAGGTACCCGGCTACAGCGCCAAGGACGTCGAGCAGGCGCTGGCCTACATGGGCCTGGCGCCGGGGACGCGCATCACGGACATCAAGGTGGACACCGTGTTCATCGGGAGCTGCACGAACGGGCGCATCGAGGATCTGCGCAAGGCGGCCGCCATCCTGAAAGGGCGGAAAATCGCGAAGAACGTGCGCGCGATGGTCGTGCCCGGCTCGGCCGCCGTGCGCCGGCAGGCGATGGCGGAGGGGCTGGACAAGATCTTCACCGCCGCCGGCGCGGAATGGCGCTACGCGGGCTGCAGCATGTGCCTGGCGATGAATCCCGACCAGCTGAAGCTCGGCGAGCGGTGCGCCGCGACGTCCAACCGCAACTTCGAGGGCCGCCAGGGCAAGGGCGGGCGCACGCACCTGTGCAGCCCCGAGATGGCCGCCTGGGCCGCCGTCGAAGGGCATTTCGTGGATATCCGGGAGCGAATGTGA